From Vitis vinifera cultivar Pinot Noir 40024 chromosome 3, ASM3070453v1, the proteins below share one genomic window:
- the LOC104878813 gene encoding B3 domain-containing transcription factor VRN1, translated as YCRCYSHYPTGHVWPVRLEKASVNTCWFCDGWQEFAEHHSILAGYFLVFEYEGNSNFKISIFDLTTCEISYPCNPSNGSEKQYHGKRSSVHPEEEMEDDVSVEILGSSPPFQAPTSLKSAKTSFKAGLGIKKHGRNDDSFQSPKSKHVCFRESRKYKMDSQMFDHNQTESDEDDSVIERRKEAKTRARTPSPKRCGRTKGRERILHAPRMSKPENRSFSVTMRPHNIESRFLNVPAAFARKYLRRKSIELRDSGGGQWPLKCLHHQRGSVMLSKGWKDFVEEKNLKEGDVCFFELVHRKDPVLKVSIFQ; from the exons TACTGCCGCTGCTACTCTCACTACCCCACTGGTCATGTTTGGCCGGTGAGATTGGAAAAGGCTTCTGTCAACACCTGTTGGTTTTGTGATGGTTGGCAAGAATTTGCAGAACATCACTCCATCCTTGCTGGGTACTTCTTAGTCTTTgaatatgaagggaattcaaatttcaaaatttctataTTTGATTTGACTACCTGTGAGATTAGTTATCCATGTAACCCTTCAAATGGCTCTGAAAAACAATATCATGGAAAGAGATCTTCAGTCCATCCTgaagaagaaatggaagatGATGTTTCTGTTGAAATCTTGGGCTCATCCCCTCCATTTCAAGCTCCTACTTCTTTGAAATCGGCTAAGACTTCTTTTAAAGCTGGCTTGGGAATCAAGAAGCATGGCAGAAATGACGATTCCTTTCAAAGCCCAAAATCAAAGCATGTTTGTTTCAGAGAGAGCAGGAAGTACAAAATGGACTCCCAAATGTTTGATCATAACCAAACAGAATCTG ATGAAGATGATTCAGTAATAGAACGCAGAAAGGAAGCAAAGACAAGGGCTAGAACTCCTTCACCAAAGAGATGTGGAAGAACTAAAGGCAGGGAGAGGATTCTCCATGCTCCTAGAATGTCTAAGCCTGAAAACCGTTCCTTCTCTGTTACCATGAGGCCACATAACATAGAGAGCAGATTCCTG AATGTCCCTGCTGCATTTGCTAGAAAGTATCTCAGAAGGAAGTCAATCGAACTTCGGGATTCTGGTGGAGGACAGTGGCCTCTCAAATGCCTTCATCACCAACGTGGTTCTGTAATGCTAAGCAAGGGCTGGAAGGATTTTGTGGAAGAGAAAAATCTGAAAGAAGGAGATGTTTGTTTCTTTGAGCTGGTCCACAGGAAGGACCCTGTGCTGAAGGTGTCCATATTTCAATAG
- the LOC104878799 gene encoding B3 domain-containing transcription factor VRN1-like, translated as MQRHCRGQRPYHFFKIVLPSNANDTKLKIPPKFVNIFRDELTASATLTTPMGQVWPVRLEKASDNSCWICDGWQEFAEHHSIGCGYFLVFGYEGVSNFRVSVFDLTACEIRYPCNPSNGSQNPYNGKQSSVHPEEEMQDDVSVEILGSSPPWQPLTSLREGIFDVCVGQQIHRRGSNPLGSKKHKKTKHGCFRGSKKCKIEDHVESTRVDHLNPSSSRIFNSHGLSLGKAKAKYRNHNQTDCEDSLIKNRKEAKTNARTLLPKRCGRTKSRERIIHAARMLKPANPSFTIIMKPYKNRLLYVPTEFGRKYLKRKSIKLEDSTGRQWLLSCLFNGGRNIRLSKGWNEFVEEKNLKEGDVCVFELVQREDVVLKVSIFQW; from the exons ATGCAACGCCACTGCAGAGGACAGAGGCCTTATCATTTCTTCAAGATAGTCTTACCCTCCAATGCCAATGACACGAAGCTG AAAATCCCACCAAAATTTGTCAACATTTTCCGGGATGAACTTACTGCTTCTGCTACTCTCACTACTCCCATGGGTCAAGTTTGGCCTGTGAGATTGGAAAAGGCTTCTGACAACAGCTGTTGGATCTGTGATGGTTGGCAAGAATTTGCAGAACATCACTCCATTGGTTGTGGGTactttttagtctttggatACGAAGGGGTTTCAAATTTCAGAGTTTCTGTATTTGATTTGACTGCTTGTGAGATTAGGTATCCATGTAACCCttctaatggttctcaaaatcCATATAATGGCAAGCAATCTTCAGTCCATCCTGAAGAAGAAATGCAGGATGATGTTTCTGTTGAAATCTTGGGTTCCTCTCCTCCATGGCAGCCTCTTACTTCTTTGAGAGAGGGCATTTTTGATGTATGTGTAGGTCAGCAAATACACAGAAGAGGTTCCAATCCTTTGGGAAGCAAGAAGCATAAAAAAACTAAGCATGGTTGTTTCAGAGGAAGCAAGAAGTGCAAAATAGAAGATCATGTGGAGTCAACTAGGGTTGATCACTTGAATCCATCGAGCTCTAGAATCTTTAACTCACATGGCTTATCGTTGGGGAAGGCCAAAGCAAAATATAGAAATCATAATCAAACAGATTGTG AGGACTCATTGATTAAAAACAGGAAGGAAGCAAAGACAAATGCTAGAACTCTATTGCCAAAGAGATGTGGAAGAACTAAAAGCAGGGAGAGGATTATTCATGCTGCTAGAATGCTTAAGCCTGCAAACCCTTCCTTCACTATTATCATGAAGCCATATAAGAACAGACTCCTG TATGTGCCTACTGAATTTGGTAGAAAGTATTTAAAGAGGAAATCAATCAAACTTGAGGATTCTACGGGAAGACAGTGGTTGCTCTCATGCCTTTTCAACGGAGGCAGAAACATAAGGCTAAGCAAGGGTTGGAATGAATTTGTGGAAGAGAAAAATCTGAAAGAAGGAGATGTCTGTGTCTTTGAGCTGGTGCAGAGGGAGGATGTTGTGCTGAAGGTGTCCATATTTCAATGGTGA